One genomic segment of Desulfovibrio sp. UCD-KL4C includes these proteins:
- a CDS encoding DegT/DnrJ/EryC1/StrS aminotransferase family protein: protein MIQIQFLDVGWTYKTLAAKMDAAAKRVLESGWYVLGNEVKAFEKEFALYTGANHCIGTGNGLDSLELSLRAAGVGVGDDVIVPSNTFIATWLAVTRTGANIIPVEPIETTYNIDPEKLEQALTPNTKAIIPVHLYGQPADMDPIMEFAKEHSLFVVTDAAQAHGAVYKNKMIGTLGHAAAFSFYPGKNLGAFGDGGAITTTDEEIAKKIRSIANYGSSEKYVHDSLGFNSRLDELQAAFLRVKLDVLDDWNWRRRNIAEIYLNGLKDTPLILPVVPEWAQPIWHLFVVRCEGREGLITHLKENGIHTAIHYPTPPHKQGAYKHMEHLSLPISEAIHREVVSLPIGPHMTAEQAEHVVKTINDFYH, encoded by the coding sequence ATGATTCAAATTCAATTTCTTGATGTAGGCTGGACCTACAAAACTCTTGCAGCAAAAATGGATGCAGCGGCAAAAAGAGTTCTCGAATCAGGGTGGTATGTATTAGGTAATGAAGTAAAAGCCTTTGAGAAGGAGTTTGCCCTTTATACCGGCGCAAATCACTGCATCGGAACCGGAAACGGACTGGATTCACTGGAACTGTCATTAAGAGCCGCTGGAGTGGGAGTCGGAGACGATGTAATCGTACCGTCAAACACTTTTATAGCCACATGGCTTGCTGTAACCCGCACCGGAGCTAACATTATTCCTGTAGAGCCTATTGAGACTACCTATAATATCGACCCTGAAAAGCTCGAGCAGGCTCTGACTCCTAACACTAAGGCAATTATCCCTGTCCATCTTTACGGTCAACCAGCCGACATGGACCCCATTATGGAGTTTGCTAAAGAGCATTCCCTTTTTGTTGTAACAGACGCAGCTCAGGCCCACGGCGCAGTTTACAAAAACAAAATGATCGGAACTCTCGGGCATGCTGCAGCGTTCAGCTTTTATCCAGGTAAAAACCTGGGAGCATTCGGAGATGGTGGGGCTATCACAACTACTGATGAAGAGATTGCTAAAAAAATTCGTTCAATCGCCAACTATGGCTCATCAGAAAAATATGTACACGATTCTCTTGGATTCAACAGCCGCTTGGACGAACTGCAAGCAGCCTTCCTACGCGTCAAACTTGACGTACTAGACGACTGGAACTGGCGCAGAAGAAATATTGCGGAGATCTATCTTAACGGACTGAAAGATACCCCGTTGATTCTACCTGTTGTACCGGAGTGGGCTCAGCCAATATGGCACCTTTTTGTTGTACGTTGCGAGGGAAGAGAAGGTCTCATTACTCACCTCAAAGAGAATGGTATTCACACAGCAATCCATTATCCGACCCCGCCGCATAAGCAGGGAGCATACAAGCACATGGAACACTTGTCACTGCCGATAAGCGAAGCTATCCACCGCGAAGTTGTGTCATTACCCATAGGTCCACATATGACGGCGGAACAGGCGGAGCATGTTGTAAAGACTATTAACGACTTCTATCACTAA
- a CDS encoding FdtA/QdtA family cupin domain-containing protein yields the protein MINEDKPKLIDLPKIEDNRGNLTFIENSRHIPFDIKRVYYLYDVPGGESRGGHAHKELRQYIIAASGSFDVILDDGKNKTTFSLNRSYYGLYIPKMTWRELENFSSGSVCLVLASEYYDPTDYYYTYEDFLKAVDKHDSNSIS from the coding sequence ATGATTAATGAAGACAAACCAAAACTTATTGATCTACCCAAAATAGAAGATAACCGTGGAAACCTGACTTTTATTGAAAACAGTCGCCATATTCCCTTTGATATCAAAAGAGTGTACTATTTATATGACGTGCCCGGTGGAGAATCTCGCGGCGGCCATGCTCACAAGGAATTAAGGCAATACATTATAGCTGCTTCAGGCAGTTTCGATGTCATACTGGACGATGGAAAAAACAAAACGACATTTTCACTTAATCGTTCATATTACGGTCTTTATATTCCTAAAATGACATGGCGTGAATTAGAAAATTTTTCATCCGGCTCAGTTTGCCTTGTTTTAGCATCAGAATATTATGACCCGACAGATTACTACTATACTTATGAAGATTTTTTAAAGGCGGTGGATAAACATGATTCAAATTCAATTTCTTGA
- a CDS encoding glycosyltransferase family 2 protein, with translation MNNITGLVLTYNGARLLDKTLTSLSFCSELLVIDSGSSDSTLEIAKKHNARVVHNDWNGAIEQHKFALTKIATPWVVTIDQDEIISPELAESITHELKNPSNVDGFYCARKSWYFNRFICHSGWYPDKLFRIFKPEGITIGGIRPHEELRPKKKAGELSGDIIHYPYENFSQHLEKINSYTQDAAVDLYSRGKRASLSAAMRHGIGKFFKQYLLKLGFLDGRAGFIIAIHGFFYTFQKYIRLTELELKDKK, from the coding sequence ATGAACAACATTACAGGATTAGTCCTGACCTATAACGGAGCACGGCTGCTGGATAAAACTTTGACCAGTCTTTCTTTTTGCTCCGAGCTGCTGGTTATCGATTCCGGATCATCAGATTCAACGCTTGAAATTGCAAAAAAACATAATGCACGAGTTGTTCATAACGACTGGAACGGAGCAATTGAGCAACACAAATTTGCTCTTACAAAAATTGCAACCCCATGGGTTGTAACAATTGATCAGGATGAAATAATTTCTCCAGAGTTAGCCGAAAGCATCACTCACGAGCTTAAGAACCCTTCAAACGTGGACGGCTTTTACTGCGCCAGAAAATCATGGTATTTTAATAGGTTCATTTGCCATAGCGGCTGGTATCCCGACAAGCTTTTCCGTATATTTAAACCAGAAGGAATAACTATCGGGGGGATTAGGCCGCATGAAGAGCTTCGTCCTAAAAAGAAGGCTGGAGAACTTTCCGGAGATATCATCCATTACCCTTATGAAAATTTTAGCCAGCACCTTGAAAAAATTAACAGCTATACTCAAGACGCGGCCGTAGACCTTTACTCACGCGGTAAAAGAGCCTCGCTCAGCGCAGCTATGAGACATGGGATCGGTAAATTTTTTAAACAGTACCTGCTTAAATTAGGATTTTTGGATGGCCGTGCGGGATTTATTATTGCAATTCACGGTTTCTTTTACACCTTTCAAAAATATATCCGGCTAACCGAACTGGAGCTGAAGGATAAAAAATGA